A region of the Coxiella-like endosymbiont genome:
AATATTGCAAACAATGGTCTGATTTTTCATTTGAGTCATGTGTTCGTGGGTGATAATGTCAGTATTGCCTGTTGCAGTAACAAAAATATCAGCGATCGGAGCTATTTTTTCCATGGTTATAACTCGATAACCTTCCATGGAGGCCTGTAGAGCGCAAATAGGGTCAATTTCGGTAATATATACCGTAGCGCCGTAGGCACGAAGGGACTGTGCACAACCTTTACCTACATCCCCATATCCGCAGACGACGACACGTTTTCCTGCAATCATCACATCCGTTGCCCGCTTAATAGAATCGATGAGCGATTCGCGACATCCATAAAGGTTGTCAAATTTTGATTTCGTTACTGAATCGTTTACATTGATAGCGGAGAATCTTAAAGTTCCATCTTTTAGCATTCTATAAAGACGATGAGCTCCGATGGTCGTTTCTTCGGATACGCCGCGAATATCTTCCCCTAATTTCGGATTTCTTTCCAGAACATAAGCGGTTAAGTCTCCACCATCATCCAATAGCATATTAGGCTGCCAGCCGTTAGGACCTTCCAAAGTAGAAGCGATGCATTCCCAGTATTCTTCCTCAGTTTCTCCCTTCCAAGCAAAAACCGGAATACCTCTTTCTGCAATCGCGGCAGCTGCATGATCTTGGGTGGAAAAAATATTGCAGGAAGACCATCGAACTTCAGCACCAAGCTCAATTAAAGTTTCGATTAAAACAGCTGTTTGGATCGTCATATGGATACAGCCCGAAATGCGAGCGCCTTTCAATGGCTGACTCTTTTTATATTTTTGGCGTAAGGCCATCAATCCAGGCATTTCCGTTTCAGCAATGTCGATTTCCTTTCGACCCCAATCTGCCAATTTACTGTCAGCAATTCGAAAATCTTGATTCATTGTCATTTCCATTTTTAATACTCGATATTTCGCTATTTTATTTTAAGGATATGGGGTGGAGGTTGAAAGTAAACCCGCAGTCTCGCGAAGTACTTCCGCTTTATCAGTTCGCTCCCACGTAAATTCTGGCTCTTCCCGACCAAAATGGCCATAGGTAGCAGTAGCTTTGTATATAGGTCGGAGCAATCGAAGATCTTCGATAATTCGTCCCGGACGAAGATCAAAAAATTCCATAATTAGTTGTTGAATACGCGCCTCATCAATCTTGGCGGTTCCGAAGGTTTCAACGTTAATTGAAGTAGGCTCAGCAATACCTATGGCATAAGAAACTTGGATTTCACAGCGATCCGCCACTCCGGCAGCTACTACGTTCTTAGCAACGTAACGAGCGGCATAAGCAGCCGAACGGTCTACTTTAGAAGGATCTTTTCCTGAAAAACAGCCCCCCCGTGACGAGCCATTCCTCCATAGGTGTCAACAATGATTTTTCGTCCCGTTAATCCACAATCACCAAGCGGTCCACCAATAACGAAGCGTCCAGTGGGATTTACTAAAAATCGAGTTTCTTTTGTAATCCAAGCCCGAGGAATAACAGGTTTAATGATTTCCTCAATGACAGCTTCTCGTAAATCTTTTTGAAGAATATGCGGACTGTGTTGCGTGGAAAGCACAATGCAATCTACTGCTACAGGAAGGCCATTTTCGTAACGGAGCGTAACTTGCGATTTAGCATCCGGACGTAACCAGGAAAAAATACCTTCTTTACGCAACTCTGCTTGTCGACGAACGAGGCGATGAGCATAGGTAATTGGGGCAGGCATAAGTACTTCGGTTTCTCTCGAAGCATATCCAAACATTAAACCTTGATCACCAGCCCCTAATTCTTGGTCTTTGCGTCCATCAACACCCATTACGATATCGGGTGATTG
Encoded here:
- the ahcY gene encoding adenosylhomocysteinase is translated as MEMTMNQDFRIADSKLADWGRKEIDIAETEMPGLMALRQKYKKSQPLKGARISGCIHMTIQTAVLIETLIELGAEVRWSSCNIFSTQDHAAAAIAERGIPVFAWKGETEEEYWECIASTLEGPNGWQPNMLLDDGGDLTAYVLERNPKLGEDIRGVSEETTIGAHRLYRMLKDGTLRFSAINVNDSVTKSKFDNLYGCRESLIDSIKRATDVMIAGKRVVVCGYGDVGKGCAQSLRAYGATVYITEIDPICALQASMEGYRVITMEKIAPIADIFVTATGNTDIITHEHMTQMKNQTIVCNIGHFDKEIDVDSLKKYQWVNIKPQVDQVIFPNGKRLTVLAKGRLVNLGCATGHPSFVMSTSFTNQVLAQIELWQYPEKYPLGVYVLPKYLDEEVARLHLQQVGAKLTELTEKQATYIGVDRKGPFKLDHYRY